A single Macaca fascicularis isolate 582-1 chromosome 13, T2T-MFA8v1.1 DNA region contains:
- the GPATCH11 gene encoding G patch domain-containing protein 11 isoform X2: MKLNMAEEEDYMSDSFINVQEDIRPGLPMLRQIREARRKEEKQQEANLKNRQKSLKEEEQERRNVGLKNALGCENKGFALLQKMGYKSGQALGKSGGGIVEPIPLNIKTGKSGIGHEASLKRKAEEKLESYRKKIHMKNQAEEKAAEQFRMRLKNKQDEMKLEGDLRRSQRACQQLDAQKNIQVPREAWYWLRLEEETEEDEEEKEQDEDEYKSEDLSVLEKLQILTSYLREEHLYCIWCGTAYEDKEDLSSNCPGPTSADHD; the protein is encoded by the exons ATGAAGTTGAACATGGCAGAAGAAGAGGACTATATGTCTGATTCCTTCATTAATGTCCA AGAAGATATCAGACCAGGATTGCCAATGCTAAGGCAAATCCGAGAAGCCCGccgaaaagaagaaaagcaacaggaagccaatttgaaaaacaggcagaagagtttaaaagaagaagaacaagaaagaCGTAACGTTGGGTTGAAGAATGCACTAGGCTGTGAAAACAAAGGGTTTGCCTTGCTGCAAAAGATGGGCTATAAAAGTGGTCAGGCACTTGGCAAGAGTG GGGGTGGTATTGTTGAACCGATTCCTCTCAATATCAAAACAG GGAAAAGTGGCATTGGTCATGAGGCATCATTAAAACggaaagcagaggaaaaattGGAAAGCTACAGAAAAAAGATTCACATGAAAAACCAAGCTGAAGAAAAAGCTGCAGAACAGTTTCG AATGCGACTTAAAAATAAGCAAGATGAAATGAAGCTAGAAGGAGATCTCAGAAGAAGCCAGCGAGCCTGTCAACAATTGGATGCCCAGAAA AATATTCAGGTTCCCAGGGAAGCATGGTACTGGTTGAGGCTTGAAGAGGAGactgaagaagatgaagaagaaaaagaacaggatgaAGATGAATATAAGAGTGAAGATTTAAGC GTACtggaaaaattacaaatattgaCTAGTTATTTAAGAGAAGAACATCTGTATTGTATTTGGTGTGGAACAGCCTATGAAG ATAAAGAAGACCTATCTTCAAATTGTCCAGGACCAACTTCTGCAGATCATGATTAA
- the GPATCH11 gene encoding G patch domain-containing protein 11 isoform X1 encodes MKLNMAEEEDYMSDSFINVQEDIRPGLPMLRQIREARRKEEKQQEANLKNRQKSLKEEEQERRNVGLKNALGCENKGFALLQKMGYKSGQALGKSGGGIVEPIPLNIKTGKSGIGHEASLKRKAEEKLESYRKKIHMKNQAEEKAAEQFRMRLKNKQDEMKLEGDLRRSQRACQQLDAQKNIQVPREAWYWLRLEEETEEDEEEKEQDEDEYKSEDLSVCFGTISFIGCLSLGNINTLSCGNPLLWGAVLFFARCLAASLASAHQIPVALLLMTTKTLSRHY; translated from the exons ATGAAGTTGAACATGGCAGAAGAAGAGGACTATATGTCTGATTCCTTCATTAATGTCCA AGAAGATATCAGACCAGGATTGCCAATGCTAAGGCAAATCCGAGAAGCCCGccgaaaagaagaaaagcaacaggaagccaatttgaaaaacaggcagaagagtttaaaagaagaagaacaagaaagaCGTAACGTTGGGTTGAAGAATGCACTAGGCTGTGAAAACAAAGGGTTTGCCTTGCTGCAAAAGATGGGCTATAAAAGTGGTCAGGCACTTGGCAAGAGTG GGGGTGGTATTGTTGAACCGATTCCTCTCAATATCAAAACAG GGAAAAGTGGCATTGGTCATGAGGCATCATTAAAACggaaagcagaggaaaaattGGAAAGCTACAGAAAAAAGATTCACATGAAAAACCAAGCTGAAGAAAAAGCTGCAGAACAGTTTCG AATGCGACTTAAAAATAAGCAAGATGAAATGAAGCTAGAAGGAGATCTCAGAAGAAGCCAGCGAGCCTGTCAACAATTGGATGCCCAGAAA AATATTCAGGTTCCCAGGGAAGCATGGTACTGGTTGAGGCTTGAAGAGGAGactgaagaagatgaagaagaaaaagaacaggatgaAGATGAATATAAGAGTGAAGATTTAAGCGTATGCTTTGGCACCATTTCCTTCATAGGGTGTCTCAGCCTTGGCAACATTAACACTTTGAGTTGTGGTAATCCACTGTTGTGGGGAGCTGTCCTGTTTTTCgcaagatgtttagcagcatctctggcctctgcccaccaGATACCAGTTGCACTTTTGCTTATGACAACCAAAACCCTCTCCAGACATTACTAA